In Anaerolineales bacterium, one DNA window encodes the following:
- a CDS encoding LLM class flavin-dependent oxidoreductase yields MPFTQPPVFGVNIDPSTANLEAALQRARLADESDVELVTIQDHPYNADFLDTWTLLTALAARTERVHIATNVMNTPLRPPAMMAKMAATLDLITKGRLELGLGAGGYIEGMQTWGGTVGQTPGQRYQAFKEYAEIVRGMWDHAGGRFSYSGGFYKVGELVPGPAPAHPIPLWFGAGGPRMLRLTGRMADGWLVGTIYVPPQQLPEVNTLLDEGAAQAGRNPSEVRRGYNLFGAIKLRAGESYQFNRPGLVLGTPAEWVETLVRYHLEYRHDAFIFWPVAGDEEAQIKVFLNEIMPEVRKQIREIQEKEAQVE; encoded by the coding sequence ATGCCTTTTACTCAACCCCCTGTTTTTGGCGTCAATATTGACCCCTCCACCGCCAACCTTGAGGCCGCCCTGCAGCGCGCCCGCCTGGCGGATGAAAGCGATGTGGAACTGGTCACGATTCAGGATCACCCCTACAACGCGGACTTCCTGGACACGTGGACCCTTCTCACTGCTCTTGCGGCCCGCACCGAACGCGTGCATATCGCCACCAACGTCATGAACACTCCCTTGCGCCCGCCGGCGATGATGGCAAAAATGGCCGCTACGCTGGACTTAATCACCAAGGGGCGCCTCGAACTTGGGCTGGGCGCGGGCGGCTATATTGAAGGGATGCAAACCTGGGGAGGCACGGTCGGACAAACGCCCGGTCAGCGCTATCAGGCTTTCAAAGAGTACGCCGAAATCGTGCGCGGCATGTGGGATCACGCCGGCGGGCGCTTCTCGTATTCTGGCGGGTTTTACAAGGTGGGCGAACTCGTTCCCGGCCCAGCTCCCGCACATCCCATTCCGTTATGGTTTGGGGCCGGTGGCCCGCGTATGTTGCGCCTCACGGGACGCATGGCTGACGGCTGGCTGGTTGGCACGATTTATGTGCCGCCCCAGCAACTGCCCGAAGTCAACACCCTGCTGGACGAAGGCGCCGCGCAGGCCGGTCGCAATCCGTCCGAAGTGCGGCGCGGCTACAATTTGTTTGGCGCAATCAAACTGCGCGCGGGCGAGAGTTATCAATTCAATCGTCCAGGCTTGGTGTTGGGAACGCCTGCCGAGTGGGTCGAAACCCTCGTCCGCTACCATCTCGAATACCGGCACGACGCCTTCATCTTCTGGCCTGTGGCGGGAGATGAAGAGGCGCAGATCAAGGTCTTTTTGAACGAGATCATGCCCGAGGTCCGCAAACAGATTCGAGAAATCCAGGAAAAGGAAGCGCAAGTCGAATAA
- a CDS encoding YHS domain-containing protein has product MASPNPDHAVNQPSIKPVTLIGLGGNAAAGGYCDPLTGECYPASEMDDLVFQKEKPMTTAIDPVCKMEVEIETAQYKSEHAGETYYFCSAGCQKSFEKDPHQYLPEDHHGHSHSHEGHSH; this is encoded by the coding sequence ATGGCATCGCCCAATCCTGATCACGCTGTAAACCAACCGTCCATAAAACCCGTCACGCTGATTGGACTCGGCGGCAACGCCGCCGCCGGCGGTTACTGCGACCCTCTGACGGGCGAATGTTATCCCGCGTCCGAAATGGACGATCTTGTTTTTCAAAAGGAGAAACCCATGACTACTGCCATTGATCCCGTTTGCAAGATGGAAGTCGAAATCGAAACTGCGCAATACAAGAGCGAACACGCCGGCGAGACCTATTATTTCTGTTCGGCTGGCTGTCAGAAATCCTTCGAGAAGGATCCGCATCAGTACCTGCCCGAAGATCACCACGGACATTCCCACAGCCACGAAGGTCACAGTCACTAA
- a CDS encoding LUD domain-containing protein: MNPEVEGVKLVPNEEFARLASDEQINRSALALEAHGIRTILAANGEEARKTLFELLPEGAEVFLALSTTLKELGVTEMIDNSDRYNSVRARLAKMDRATQNREMVKMGAVPEYIVGSVHAVTEDGSVIIASNSGSQLAPYAASAARVIWVVGAQKIVRTLEDGFRRVYEYALPLEDARLMQTLGMHSSVNKLLVVHREVLPDRTTMILVKERLGY; encoded by the coding sequence ATGAACCCCGAAGTTGAAGGCGTCAAACTCGTTCCAAATGAGGAATTCGCGCGGCTGGCAAGCGATGAACAAATCAATCGCTCTGCCCTGGCGCTGGAGGCGCATGGCATTCGCACAATCCTCGCGGCAAACGGGGAAGAGGCCCGCAAAACGCTGTTCGAATTGCTGCCCGAAGGCGCCGAGGTATTTCTTGCCCTTTCCACCACACTGAAAGAATTGGGCGTCACTGAAATGATTGACAATTCGGATCGCTACAATTCCGTGCGGGCCCGACTCGCCAAGATGGATCGCGCCACACAGAACCGTGAGATGGTCAAGATGGGCGCGGTTCCCGAGTACATCGTCGGCAGCGTTCATGCTGTGACGGAGGACGGAAGCGTCATCATTGCCTCCAACTCAGGCAGTCAATTGGCGCCTTACGCCGCTTCCGCCGCGCGCGTCATCTGGGTGGTTGGCGCTCAAAAAATTGTGCGCACGCTGGAAGATGGTTTTCGACGCGTGTACGAATATGCCCTCCCGCTGGAGGATGCGCGCCTGATGCAGACACTCGGGATGCACAGCAGCGTCAATAAACTGTTGGTCGTCCACCGCGAGGTTCTGCCAGATCGAACGACCATGATCCTCGTGAAGGAAAGGCTTGGTTACTAG
- a CDS encoding TetR/AcrR family transcriptional regulator, whose amino-acid sequence MLINAPPEEKLDPRVKRTRRLLEEAFSELIREKDFQSVSIQDIAVRAGINRATFYAHFPDKYALLEHQIRQEFRAEIEKRTLNACHFSEDNLRALILTVCEFIGEANSHCKSPRGQFGQLMETQIKEQTKGLLMTWLEQIGSNPSPVIAATAASWAIYGLAQYWNEQKDHDSLGEYIEKIMPLAEVNLQFSRA is encoded by the coding sequence ATGTTGATCAACGCTCCGCCTGAAGAAAAACTCGATCCGCGCGTCAAACGCACCCGCCGTCTGCTGGAAGAGGCATTTTCGGAACTTATCCGCGAGAAGGATTTTCAATCCGTCTCGATTCAAGATATTGCCGTCCGCGCCGGAATCAACCGCGCCACGTTCTACGCGCATTTTCCCGATAAATATGCCCTGCTTGAGCATCAAATCCGCCAGGAGTTTCGGGCGGAAATCGAAAAGCGCACGTTGAACGCCTGCCATTTCAGTGAAGATAATTTACGCGCGCTGATCCTGACCGTGTGTGAATTCATCGGAGAAGCCAACAGCCATTGCAAATCGCCGCGCGGCCAGTTTGGTCAGCTCATGGAGACGCAGATCAAAGAACAGACCAAGGGTCTGTTGATGACATGGCTTGAACAAATCGGGTCGAATCCCTCTCCAGTGATCGCGGCCACTGCCGCCAGTTGGGCGATCTACGGGTTGGCACAGTACTGGAATGAACAGAAAGACCACGACTCTCTGGGCGAGTACATTGAAAAGATAATGCCGCTGGCAGAAGTAAATTTGCAGTTTAGCCGCGCTTGA
- a CDS encoding LuxR C-terminal-related transcriptional regulator: MGVSEKISKGSDCGIFLAKLSQSRRSVPDNVEIAGALVISQKTVRNHVSNIFNKLQVADRAQTIIRARDARLG; this comes from the coding sequence GTGGGGGTATCTGAAAAAATTTCAAAGGGTTCTGACTGTGGTATTTTCCTTGCGAAACTATCACAATCGCGAAGATCTGTCCCAGATAATGTAGAGATCGCGGGTGCTCTCGTCATCAGTCAAAAAACCGTGCGCAATCACGTCTCGAATATCTTCAACAAATTACAAGTGGCAGATCGCGCACAGACCATCATTCGTGCAAGGGATGCAAGATTGGGGTAA
- a CDS encoding pilus assembly protein TadG-related protein has translation MKIKFKERGQSVALFAILMPIMSLFLLGILDYMVTNARVMETVAAADLAAHAGAQEITVLPDGTITATTAGSGIAANYFNSQRPGSAHLNSVSCGRHQGRPACYVTAQVQSAGYLFPARWVTVRAIGYLAHGVTREDQ, from the coding sequence ATGAAGATCAAATTCAAAGAACGCGGACAATCCGTTGCCTTGTTCGCCATCCTGATGCCCATCATGTCGCTCTTTCTGTTGGGCATCCTCGATTACATGGTGACCAATGCGCGCGTGATGGAGACCGTGGCAGCCGCCGACCTTGCCGCCCATGCCGGCGCACAGGAGATCACGGTCCTGCCGGATGGAACCATCACGGCAACTACTGCTGGAAGCGGGATTGCCGCCAATTACTTCAATTCACAGCGACCGGGATCCGCGCACCTCAACTCCGTTTCCTGTGGACGACATCAAGGGCGTCCTGCCTGTTATGTCACTGCTCAAGTTCAATCGGCGGGGTACTTGTTCCCCGCCCGCTGGGTAACCGTGCGCGCCATTGGATATCTGGCGCATGGCGTGACCCGCGAAGATCAATAA
- a CDS encoding pilus assembly protein, whose amino-acid sequence MFRWKEKGQTMAEFALIMPVLILLLFGMTFAAFYAFRSAATDWGVFITGVASGSYNTPATEHARDNVLWPDLADRINAGQTGPRQVRSLISVEDSRNWIFGIQLIEAQRAETNFRLWRFYPGPPPAGGFE is encoded by the coding sequence ATGTTCCGCTGGAAGGAAAAGGGGCAGACGATGGCAGAGTTCGCGCTGATCATGCCGGTCCTGATCCTGTTGTTGTTCGGCATGACCTTCGCCGCGTTCTATGCCTTCCGATCCGCTGCCACGGACTGGGGCGTGTTCATCACGGGTGTCGCTTCCGGTTCATACAACACACCGGCGACCGAACATGCCCGTGACAATGTCTTATGGCCCGATCTCGCGGACCGGATCAATGCTGGTCAGACCGGTCCACGTCAGGTACGTTCACTGATCAGCGTGGAGGACTCGCGCAATTGGATCTTTGGCATCCAGCTGATTGAAGCGCAACGCGCCGAGACCAACTTTCGCCTTTGGCGCTTCTATCCTGGTCCACCCCCCGCCGGAGGCTTTGAATGA